The following nucleotide sequence is from Melioribacteraceae bacterium.
AATGTAAAGCCCGCTTTAGGTTGGATACTTTAGCCGAACAAATTTCAGATAAGAAAATTGAAAAAATCCTCAAAGAGTTTTCTGAAAATGTTTCCGACGATATAGCTCAATCATTTAATGAAATTTATACTTCTGATGAATCAGCAACAGGAAAATTCGAATCACTTCTTGAAGACAGTGATATAAATAAACTACTTCTTGCGATGACAAACTGTCCCAATTGCGGAACCAAAGGTGAATTCACAGAACCTCGCAGTTTTAATCTTATGTTCAAAACATTTCTCGGTCCGGTTGAAAAAACAGAAAATGCAATTTACCTTAGACCCGAAACTGCTCAGGGCATCTATGTTAATTTTTTAAATGTGCAAGGTGCAAGTCGACAAAAACTTCCATTTGGTATTGCGCAAATCGGTAAAGCATTTCGTAATGAAATCAATACAAAGAATTTCTTGTTTAGAACTCGTGAATTCGAGCAGATGGAAATGCAGTACTTTGTAAAACCCGAAGAAGATGAAAAATATTTTGAATACTGGAAAGAGCGAAGAATTGAATGGTACAAGCAGATGGGAATGAATTCAAGTAAATTGAGATTTCATGATCATCCTCATGATAAATTAGCACACTATGCGAAAGCCGCAACCGATATTGAATATGAATTCCCGTTTGGATGGGGCGAAATTGAAGGCATTCATAACAGAACAAATTTTGATTTATCCCGACACGAAGAATTCTCCGGAAAATCACAAAAATATTTTGACGAAGAAGCCAAAGAGAAATACATTCCGTTTATTATTGAAACTTCCGGCGGTGTAAGCCGCGGGTTCATGGCATTTTTAGTTGATGCTTACAATGAAGAAGAAGTAAACGGTGAAACTAGAGTCGTTCTTAAATTCAATCCGAAACTTGCACCAATTAAAGCCGCGATCTTCCCCCTCGTAAATAAAGACGGGATGCCGGAAATTGCCAGAGATATTGAAGCAGATCTTCGTCCCTTCTTAAGAGTTTTCTTTGATGATAAAGGTGCGGTGGGAAGAAGATACCGTAGACAAGATGAAAACGGAACTCCATTCTGCATTACAGTCGATACACAAACTTTAGAAGATAAAACTGTTACCGTTCGCGAAAGAGATTCCATGGAACAAGTTCGTGTACATAAAGACGAATTGTTAAACTATCTTCTTAATAAGCTTCGGTAAACTTTAACTCAAGTTATCTTTGTTACTTTTTTAAAAGAATGGAATTAATTTTAGTGATTAATTCCATTTTTTTTAGTCGATAATCTCTCCCCTGATATTTTTTTTATTTTATTGTTGACACGATATCTTTTTATCCTTATATTGAAATCAGATAAAATATTCTGTTTATATGCTGCCCAGGAAAAGCAGCATTTTTTAGCAGACTAAATAAGACAAGAGATTCCATTTATGACATTAAATATTCAGAAATATGAAGCGAGGTACCAAATGAGACGAAAGAGTTTTCCTTTATTAATATTACCGCTTTTGCTCTTTATAACAAACCCGGTTCCGGCACACTGTGATGGTGTCGATGGACCGGTTGTATTAGCTGCCAAAAAAGCTATTGAAACACAAAACCTTGACCATGCATTGATATGGATTCAAGCTGAACACGAAGATGAAGTCAAAACAGCATTTGAAAAAACGCTTAAGGTTAGAACCCAGAGTCAAGAAGTTCAAGAAATGGCAGATATGT
It contains:
- a CDS encoding glycine--tRNA ligase, with translation MAKEQSVLEKVVSLAKRKGFVFQSSEIYGGLNGCWDYGPLGVELLKNIKEEWWKAMTYREDIEGLDASILMHPKVWEASGHVENFTDPMIDCKQCKARFRLDTLAEQISDKKIEKILKEFSENVSDDIAQSFNEIYTSDESATGKFESLLEDSDINKLLLAMTNCPNCGTKGEFTEPRSFNLMFKTFLGPVEKTENAIYLRPETAQGIYVNFLNVQGASRQKLPFGIAQIGKAFRNEINTKNFLFRTREFEQMEMQYFVKPEEDEKYFEYWKERRIEWYKQMGMNSSKLRFHDHPHDKLAHYAKAATDIEYEFPFGWGEIEGIHNRTNFDLSRHEEFSGKSQKYFDEEAKEKYIPFIIETSGGVSRGFMAFLVDAYNEEEVNGETRVVLKFNPKLAPIKAAIFPLVNKDGMPEIARDIEADLRPFLRVFFDDKGAVGRRYRRQDENGTPFCITVDTQTLEDKTVTVRERDSMEQVRVHKDELLNYLLNKLR